The Gloeocapsa sp. PCC 73106 genome segment TCCAATCTTGAACTTCGGGAATATCATCCGTATTGATCTGGTCATCTGGCAGAGCAGCTAAAGCCTCAAGCTGTGTTTTCTGTTTGGCAGTTAACTCCTTAGAAGTTTCTTTTTTCATATGCTCTCCGTTCATGTTTTGTTGCTTTGCGTGCACTAATAATCCGCCCAACTTCCTCGTCGCTGTCTGGCTCTGATACCGGCCAAGTATGGACAACGATAAGGATCACTCGCTCTACGACCCCAATAGTTTGCCAGCGTTCTTCGTCGGGATATAAGTCTGGTCTACTCACGGCGAAAGGATCATCAAAGACAAGTTTAGCTGTCTCGAAATCAAGACCATGCTTTAACTCGTTTGCCCGATTTTTCCTATCATCCCATGTCCAGCGCACTGTGAATCCTCATTTCTTAATTGTAGCTACAAATATGTAACTTTTCTTATTTCTTGTCAATTATACAGGTAAGGTCGTTCTTCCCGCATTTGCTCTACAGAAGTTTCCAGATTCCCAATGGGAGTAGATCGAACAACTAAGGCAGTTCCAACTCGGTATACCTGAGGTTCGGTCTCAAGCAAATTGGCGATCGCTTCTTTCAAAAAAGCTTCGACACTCATACCCTGCGCTTTGGCTTGAGCTATCAAACGTGCTTCATTTTCTGGAGTTAATTCAACCTTAATTGCCATACAATCATCAAATCCCTTCTCTTAATTGAATTATAACCATTTTGTCCTACTTTTTATGACAGTTAAACGGCTCAGCTTGGTTTTTCTCTGAGCTTAATACTTGATTAAAACAAATAATAGGACTCTATCACGTTTCAACTAGCTGTTTTCAGTGTAATATGTTATCAGATAAATGAGTTTGCGATCAAGCATTGGTGAACAACATCTTATTAACAAACTGGTATTAGCGATCCGAAGCAGTCAGGGACAGTGAAAAATAGCTTGTAATAAGCGTTTTTTGGCTCAAGACGGTACGTGCACCCGTTTAGCTATTCTTGTCCCAGACGAGTGAAATGGTTTAGATTTAGGCAACTAACTGACTCTAGATAGTCTTCCGGTTGGGGATAGCAGTTGCCCAAGGCTAACCAGCCTTTGAGGGAAGCTTGTAACTGTTCATGTGCTCAGTGTGGCTCGGGTAGAGAGATTAAGGAGATCTCTAGTTAGTATTTTTAGAGGGGAATTGGCTTGTTGAAACTGTCTTTCAATCACGTCTAAAGCTGTTTCCCGGTCAAATCTTTTTAACTCTCTAGCTAAGTTGACGTCAATTTCTCCTTCCCCCTAGAATAATATACTTAAGCTATGCTTGAGTAGGGAACTTGAATTGATTGAATTTAATGTTAATTAATAAATTTTTAACCTTTTTAGAGACCAGAGGACGTATGAGGGTTATCCATGACCGCGATGGTCTGCAACCCTATATGTATCGCTATTATCTCTGCTTTAAAGACAAAATTACCGACACCGAGAATGCTCAAGCGTTGCCATTTAATATAATGTTGCACAAAATCTGTCTGAGCGATCCCGATGACCTCCACGATCACCCCTGGTGGTACGCTACCTTAATTCTCAAAGGTGGTTACTGGGAGATAACGCCACAAGGAAGGTTTTGGCGAGGACCAGGACATTTTAGAATTAGTCAACCCCGATCACTGCACCGTATCGAAATTAGCGCGGATTCACCAGGTTCTTGGAGCTTATTTATACGGGGTAGGAAATTGAGAGATTGGGGATTTGTCAAAAATGGCGAGTGGTTAGATCATCGTACTTATCTAGAATCGAGAAAATCGCTCCTTAAAAACATCCCAGACTAGAAGCTGTATTAGATCGTGTAAAAGCATTCCAAG includes the following:
- a CDS encoding BrnT family toxin produces the protein MRWTWDDRKNRANELKHGLDFETAKLVFDDPFAVSRPDLYPDEERWQTIGVVERVILIVVHTWPVSEPDSDEEVGRIISARKATKHERRAYEKRNF